One segment of Dolichospermum sp. DET69 DNA contains the following:
- the sufD gene encoding Fe-S cluster assembly protein SufD, translating into MTIPMNVEVLNEAALLLDRDAFLTGLLNQVITNKSDGWLQDLRNGATKWVRHSVIPNTRDEEWRFTDLSPLKEVKFNNIGIIHELSLQNEFVLPEVSQRLVFVNGVYSPSLSNTENLPSGLIIGNLDALPSEVAKEYLAQSEGTREVFAALNTAALNDVAVVWVGKNVVVENPIHLLFISIAGEFAVISQPRCLVVAESNSQVTLIEEYIPSSSEQVYFNNSVTEIWVNENAQVSHNRIVTEGNAAFHIGKTAVTQARYSRYSCNAVTVGGKISRHNLEILQTGEQTETTLNGLTVIADNQLGDTHSALSLNHPHGVSKQLHKCIIGDRAHGVFNGKVFVPKLAQLTNASQLNRNLLLSSKSRIDTKPQLEITADNVKCAHGATVSQLEDDQIFYLQSRGIDENDARKLLVNAFATEVINFIPVPSLRESLLKTVTSLTNK; encoded by the coding sequence ATGACAATTCCAATGAATGTAGAAGTGTTAAATGAGGCTGCTTTATTATTAGATAGAGATGCTTTTTTGACTGGTTTGTTAAATCAGGTAATTACCAATAAATCAGATGGTTGGTTACAAGATTTACGTAACGGTGCTACTAAGTGGGTTCGTCATTCTGTTATCCCTAATACCCGTGATGAAGAATGGCGTTTTACTGATTTATCACCTTTAAAAGAGGTAAAATTCAATAATATAGGGATAATTCATGAATTGTCCTTACAAAATGAGTTTGTTTTACCTGAAGTGTCTCAGCGTTTGGTATTTGTAAATGGTGTTTATTCACCTAGTTTATCTAATACTGAAAATTTACCTTCTGGGTTAATTATTGGTAATTTAGATGCTTTACCTAGTGAAGTTGCAAAGGAATATTTAGCACAATCTGAGGGAACAAGAGAAGTTTTTGCTGCTCTAAATACTGCGGCTTTAAATGATGTCGCAGTAGTATGGGTTGGTAAAAATGTGGTGGTTGAAAATCCCATTCATTTGTTGTTCATTTCTATTGCTGGTGAGTTTGCGGTTATTTCTCAACCTCGTTGTTTAGTAGTAGCTGAAAGTAACTCCCAAGTAACTTTAATTGAAGAATATATACCATCTTCTTCAGAGCAAGTTTATTTTAATAATAGTGTGACAGAAATTTGGGTTAATGAAAATGCTCAGGTTAGTCACAATAGAATTGTCACCGAAGGTAACGCTGCTTTTCATATTGGCAAAACTGCGGTGACTCAGGCGCGGTATAGTCGTTATAGTTGTAATGCTGTGACTGTTGGTGGGAAAATCTCTCGTCATAATTTGGAGATTTTGCAAACTGGTGAGCAAACAGAAACGACGCTCAATGGTTTAACTGTGATTGCTGATAATCAATTAGGTGATACTCATAGTGCGTTATCTTTAAATCATCCTCATGGTGTGAGCAAACAGTTACATAAGTGCATTATAGGCGATCGCGCTCATGGTGTCTTCAATGGTAAAGTTTTTGTTCCTAAACTGGCGCAATTAACTAACGCATCTCAATTAAACCGGAATTTGCTGTTATCATCTAAATCGAGAATTGACACCAAACCTCAATTAGAAATCACGGCTGATAATGTTAAATGCGCTCACGGTGCTACTGTCAGTCAATTGGAAGATGATCAAATATTCTACCTGCAAAGTCGCGGTATTGATGAAAATGATGCTCGCAAGTTATTAGTTAATGCTTTCGCAACTGAAGTTATTAACTTTATCCCTGTTCCTTCTTTACGTGAGAGTTTGTTGAAAACTGTTACAAGTCTCACGAATAAATAG
- a CDS encoding cysteine desulfurase has product MVITSTKSLADKVRSDFPILHQEVHGKPLVYLDNAATSQKPLAVLNAWRDYYEQYNSNVHRGAHFLSGKATDAYEGARDKIAKFINAKSRQEIVYTRNATEAINLVAYSWGMHNLQPGDEIILSVMEHHSNIVPWQFVAQKTGAVLKFVELTPEETFNLEQFKTLISDKTKLVSIVHISNTLGCINPVKEIAEIAHRYGAKFLLDACQSVPHTPIDVQELDCDWLVASGHKMCAPTGIGFLYGKLELLEAMPPFFGGGEMIAEVYLDHSTYAELPHKFEAGTPAIGEAIALGAAIDYLTSIGMDKIHAYEAELTAYLFEQLAQIHQIRIYGPKPDAHGEGRAALAAFTAEGVHANDLATLLDQEGVAIRSGHHCTQPLHRYLGLSGTARASLSFYNTREEIDIFIKALKETLDFFAGVFAE; this is encoded by the coding sequence ATGGTCATCACTTCTACCAAATCTCTCGCTGATAAAGTTCGCTCTGACTTCCCGATTTTGCATCAGGAAGTTCACGGTAAACCCCTGGTTTATCTGGATAATGCGGCTACTTCTCAAAAGCCTTTAGCTGTATTAAATGCTTGGCGTGATTATTACGAACAATATAACTCAAACGTTCATCGTGGCGCACATTTTTTGAGCGGAAAAGCTACTGATGCTTATGAGGGTGCGCGTGATAAAATTGCTAAATTCATTAATGCCAAATCACGCCAAGAAATTGTTTACACCCGCAACGCAACTGAGGCTATTAACCTCGTAGCTTACAGTTGGGGAATGCACAATTTACAGCCAGGAGATGAAATTATTCTCTCGGTAATGGAACATCATAGTAATATTGTTCCTTGGCAATTTGTCGCCCAAAAAACAGGCGCAGTATTGAAATTTGTCGAATTGACACCAGAAGAAACTTTTAATTTAGAACAGTTTAAAACACTGATTTCTGATAAAACAAAACTGGTTTCTATAGTTCACATTTCTAATACTTTGGGTTGTATTAATCCAGTTAAAGAAATCGCTGAAATTGCTCACAGATACGGCGCGAAATTCTTACTTGATGCTTGTCAAAGTGTTCCCCATACTCCTATTGATGTTCAAGAACTCGACTGTGATTGGTTGGTAGCTTCTGGACATAAAATGTGCGCTCCCACTGGCATTGGTTTTTTGTATGGTAAATTGGAATTACTAGAAGCAATGCCGCCATTTTTTGGTGGGGGTGAGATGATTGCAGAGGTGTATTTAGACCATTCCACCTATGCAGAATTACCCCATAAATTTGAAGCTGGTACTCCGGCTATTGGGGAAGCGATCGCACTTGGTGCAGCCATAGATTATCTTACTAGTATCGGTATGGATAAAATCCATGCTTATGAAGCTGAATTAACGGCTTATTTATTTGAGCAATTAGCACAAATACACCAAATTAGAATCTACGGACCAAAACCCGATGCTCATGGCGAAGGTAGAGCCGCATTAGCAGCTTTTACCGCCGAGGGTGTCCACGCTAATGATTTAGCAACTTTGTTAGATCAAGAGGGTGTAGCTATACGTTCTGGACATCATTGTACACAACCGTTACACCGTTATTTAGGTTTATCAGGAACTGCACGGGCAAGTTTATCTTTCTACAATACCCGCGAAGAAATTGATATTTTCATCAAGGCTTTAAAGGAAACATTGGACTTTTTTGCTGGTGTATTTGCTGAATAA